A genomic segment from Aspergillus chevalieri M1 DNA, chromosome 7, nearly complete sequence encodes:
- the CDH1 gene encoding WD40 repeat domain-containing protein (COG:D;~EggNog:ENOG410QD8S;~InterPro:IPR036322,IPR015943,IPR019775,IPR001680, IPR033010,IPR017986;~PFAM:PF00400;~go_function: GO:0005515 - protein binding [Evidence IEA];~go_function: GO:0010997 - anaphase-promoting complex binding [Evidence IEA];~go_function: GO:0097027 - ubiquitin-protein transferase activator activity [Evidence IEA];~go_process: GO:1904668 - positive regulation of ubiquitin protein ligase activity [Evidence IEA]) translates to MGGNKKDSETVAARSNGKSTRTGTNALNIASPPGSRTPPSMPSKKMLFFPETMSGRKKSQTGQDLIDPDALAKALRDYEDAGNRRERTPGTSPSRKRQRVYGDRFIPNRDGQDFQATYSLLHEDGCPSTPSKTKKRTPHSELHFQKTEEANRMYSRVLRSELFGNTVPQPDLDSLAADPLSGTNDKTRSHTPPSHVVSNLPPASITPSTPHKNLFTYASPRVGSNQQTPSKTPRSHHAPNLNVRSELYSLSPIRYDSQRILETPRKQPRYVNKVPYKVLDAPDLQDDFYLNLVDWGSSNVLGVGLGNSVYMWNSHSGQVTKLCELKDDTVTSVNWIQRGTHLSIGTGKGLVQIWDAEHCRRLRTMIGHTNRVGALAWNDHILTSGSRDKIIFHRDVRSPDQHIRRLAGHKQEVCGLKWNTEDGQLASGGNDNKLMVWDKLNETPLYRFSDHVAAVKAISWSPHQHHLLASGGGTADRTIKFWNTSTGSMIKEVDTGSQVCNLSWSKNSDEIISTHGYSQNQIVIWKYPRMEQVVSLTGHTFRVLYLAMSPDGQTVVTGAGDETLRFWKIFNKRPGREHGREGSKLAEMGTIR, encoded by the exons ATGGGCGGCAACAAGAAAGATTCAGAAACCGTCGCCGCCAGATCAAACGGCAAGTCGACACGGACGGGAACCAACGCACTGAACATCGCTTCCCCGCCGGGATCAAGGACACCGCCGAGTATGCCGTCCAAAAAGATGCTCTTCTTCCCAGAAACAATGAGTGGCCGGAAAAAGAGCCAGACCGGACAGGACCTTATTGATCCGGACGCTCTCGCGAAGGCATTGAGGGACTATGAGGACGCTGGAAATCGCCGTGAAAGGACACCCGGAACTAGTCCAAGTCGAAAGAGGCAGAGAGTTTACGGGGATAG GTTTATTCCGAATCGTGATGGTCAAGATTTTCAGGCGACATATAGTTTGCTTCATGAGGATGGTTGCCCGTCGACTCCTTCTAAAACGAAAAAGCGCACTCCACATTCAGAACTCCATTTTCAAAAGA CCGAGGAAGCAAACAGGATGTACTCGCGAGTGTTGCGGAGTGAACTGTTCGGGAACACCGTCCCCCAACCCGATTTGGATTCTTTAGCAGCAGACCCATTGTCCGGTACTAACGATAAAACCCGCTCCCATACACCACCTTCGCACGTTGTCTCCAACCTTCCTCCCGCCAGCATCACACCATCCACACCCCACAAAAACCTTTTCACATACGCCTCCCCGCGCGTCGGATCAAACCAGCAAACCCCGTCGAAAACGCCTAGAAGCCACCATGCTCCAAACCTGAATGTGCGGTCAGAATTGTACAGTCTGTCTCCAATACGTTACGATAGCCAACGTATTCTGGAAACTCCACGGAAACAACCACGCTACGTGAACAAGGTCCCATACAAAGTTCTGGATGCCCCAGACTTACAGGACGACTTCTATCTGAACCTGGTGGATTGGGGTAGCAGTAATGTTCTGGGAGTTGGTTTAGGTAATTCGGTTTATATGTGGAATTCGCATTCAGGGCAAGTTACGAAGCTTTGCGAACTTAAGGATGATACTGTTACCAGTGTCAACTGGATTCAAAGG GGGACACATCTTTCAATTGGAACAGGGAAAGGTCTCGTTCAAATATGGGACGCCGAGCATTGTCGTCGTCTACGAACAATGATTGGTCACACAAATCGAGTAGGTGCCCTGGCGTGGAACGACCACATCCTCACGTCCGGATCTCGAGATAAAATCATCTTTCATCGTGATGTCCGTTCTCCCGATCAACATATACGCCGTCTTGCAGGGCATAAACAAGAGGTCTGCGGTTTGAAATGGAACACCGAAGATGGGCAGTTGGCCTCAGGTGGCAACGATAATAAACTCATGGTGTGGGATAAGCTGAACGAGACGCCGCTGTACCGCTTTTCGGACCACGTCGCTGCCGTTAAGGCCATTTCCTGGTCGCctcatcaacatcatctccTCGCTTCCGGTGGAGGTACGGCTGATCGTACCATCAAATTCTGGAACACATCGACCGGATCCATGATTAAGGAAGTTGACACCGGCAGCCAAGTGTGTAACTTGTCGTGGTCGAAGAATTCCGACGAAATCATCAGCACACATGGTTACAGCCAGAACCAGATCGTTATCTGGAAATACCCGCGCATGGAGCAGGTCGTGTCATTAACAGGACATACGTTCCGTGTTCTTTACCTCGCCATGAGCCCCGACGGACAAACAGTCGTCACAGGCGCAGGCGATGAAACACTCCGGTTCTGGAAAATCTTCAACAAGAGACCTGGAAGAGAACATGGGCGAGAAGGCAGCAAACTAGCAGAAATGGGCACGATCCGGTGA